The DNA region GGGCCGGAGTAATCGTGGTGGTAAAGGTAATCGTTAATTAGTTGCGAGTACCTGCGCCGTACGCGTCGCACTGATTTGCTGTCAACCTGGCTTTCGCTGGCGGGGGACGGGGAGCGGACGCGATTGATCGAAAAAGCTACCGAACCACAGagcagaaagaaagagagagagagagagagggctcCGCGGGTTTATCGCGCAGTTCTTCGGGCCGCGCATAATCCAATTCGGACAGTTTAATAGCGCATGGTTCAGGATGGACGAGGGGGGGAAGACGGGGTCCGATAGCTTCAGGAGCCGGTCAATAAAACGGTAACGTACAAGGCGTTTTTGCTCTCGCGGCagccggagcagcagcagtgggtaGCTTAAAGTATTTCGCGATTGCCTGCCCATTGCGCCCTCGAGGGGATTTGCGCCGCGATAAGCGCCGCGCACCGGTTTCCGAAGTtccgattgtgtgtgtgtgtgtgtgtgcgagcggtGCGATCTTGAAGTCTTCCAAGTATCGGTCTCTTGCAGCCCCTTGCTGAACCAGCCCTTCCTGAGCCCCACCACCGCTACTCCGTGCGACCTGCAGCAGAGctcgacacacacgcacttgctCGCACCGCCCGATACCAGTCTGTGCAATCCAAACCCCCTTGCCCTAGGGACACAACAAGGCATTGATTGATAATGGATTATTGGTTTATGGGCGCTCAGGGCAATCGGGGCGCCGAACGACCACCACTCGCGGACGTCATTCGGCCAGACGTCATCGGCAGTCCGTCTGGAGCGCCATCGCCCCAACTCGCTCGATCCAGCAGGGTCCTACGGCGCTCCGCGTCCTATACGCCACCAGGCACAACAGACACCGCGTCACGTGAGGCGGCGAGGCCTGCAATGACATCCAGCGCACGGCTGCACTAGAATGGGCAAGCGGGCGAACCAGTTTGCTCTCCGACTCCGGCAGTCCTCGTGACCCGACGCTGCGCGACTCACCCAAACCTGGATGAACTTGAACTTTGAACGACAGGCGTCTACACTCCCCCCCCTGAAGGCCCCCTGCCTTTTCCCTGCCAGTGCAACTTCCAGCTCCGTAACCGTAAGAACCTTCGGgggttttccttcttttctctgcgttcttgttttttttttgctgtctgaCACCGAGAgacacaaaagcaaaaacgcaCGATCATAATGTCACGCCAGATTGCAGCATGGGGGGGGCAAGACCCGAGGGTGCCTGGGAGGGCATTGGAGATCATCGAGATATTTGCCGTGCCTATTCGCACTTTGGCAGCCTACCAGGGCTTGCCCCACCTCTTTTCcatctctgtctctctttctctttcttttggcTCTGCGGAGCTCACTGAGGCAAGATCTCGCTCACATCACAGACTCCCAAGATGTGGTAGTACACTGCTTACTCCGCTGTTGGATTTTAGAGCAGCAGAGGGGAGCCTATCTCAGTCTGTGTGGCTCGGTGTCTGACGTCTTGTTCGCCGAGTAGTTTTCGCTTCTTTGCTTCTTCTATTTATCTCACTATCCAACACCCCACCTGGAACTTGGGTGTCTTTGGGAGCCTCTCCCCTGCTCTACACGATACACGGGATCGGAACTTCCTCCCTCCTTCAGTTTGTGTCGCACTGGACGCGTGTCACACGGTGTCTCCTCGCGCCGTGAATTCAACTCCACCactttgtgtctgtgtgtctatgtgtatgtgtgtgtgtgtacgtttgcATCTCTAGTGTCTGAAGGGTACAAAGGGGTAGAggagaggagggggaggggactGGACAAAGGCGGACGTCCGCATGTCGCACGCGCTCGGTTGATGACGTTGCCGCACCGTTGTCGCCCGAACTCCAGTAGCTTATTACCTCCCAAGCGGGCCTTTACACGCTTCGCAGCTCGCGTCATCTTGCAAGGCTCTTCTTCCCCCGGTCCCGGGACACCCCTTGCCCCGTCCCTCCCTATCAAGTTCGCAAACCACAAGCCACGAAGCCTGCCGAGCTAGATAACGCTTAATAAGGACGCGTCGGAGGAGGGCGCTTTGCTTCAATTAGCTAAATTGATTGACTTCCTCACGGTGTGAGAAGCCCTGATTGAAACCCCAGTCCGGCAGACAGATAGCGCGGCTACACCCACCTTGTGCGGTCTGTCAGTGcgtgctcgtgtgtgtgtgtgagggaagGTGTACTCTCGCGCGCCGTTATCTGTGTTACACCACCGGTTGTGTCTCCACGCATCAGTTCTTGCTAGATAAAAGCGGTGACAAGTTCTTGGCCGCGAGCAGGTTaacacgcgcgcgtgtgccCGCGCGTCCATAAACCACGGTTGCGAAGGTGCGTACCGCAGGCTCCAGAAGTGGTAGCGGTACCGAGGGTGCTTAACAAAACCACAGGTCAAACCGCCGGCGAGCTCAACTCAACATCCCCCAAGCTTCCCCAAATCCAACTACAACCAACAATGTCCAGCAGCGCCAGCCCGGGCGGCAGTGCGGGCAAGCTGCTCAAGAAGAACTCCGTCTCCTTCAGGTAGGTAAACAAAAGGGATGGAAGGGGAATACTGCTGGGAAGAGAGGAGGGGTAGAGATCATCGTTCGGCATTAGAGTGCGTTAAGACACCAAACAGCGATAACACACACCGCGAACCCTCTCATGCGTTCGGCACACCCTGTCTGATCTGATAGGCTCTGGATATAGCCTACTTCAACTACCTATCAAACCATCGCTGAATTCtgcctctcacacacacacacacacacacaccgaggtACGTGCACTTGCAGGCTTTTTATTTGTGTCGGACTCTTATCGGAACAGAATTGCATTCCGATTACGTCGTCAATTGTGGGGACCAGTAcgccttttttcttgttttcagTTTCTAAGATTTCATCAGCCGCTAGTGTATGCGAAGATGTAAACAGCGCGAGAGAGAACCCGCACCCGTTTGCACGAGCAGACAAAACCGGACACGTTAATCTCTCGGGtgactgtgtttgtgtgtgtgtgttttttttgcgaccCCAAAACCGTGCCCTCCCCCATTTTATGGCCGTGCTCAGTGACGGGTGACTTCTTCAAGTGGTTAACTGTGTGCAAaaggggatggggggggggggggtctagCTGTACTTACAAATAAAAGTGAGATTAATCAATTACACCATGATTTCTTGTGATTGCTAGAGAATGTGCGCGGACCGTCCCCTTGTTGCCTCTTGTCGGCGCCCAATCAAGTCTAGGAGGTTCGAGCGCTTAATTACGAATATAATTGGTCATATTATTATTACCTAAGCGAGTGCCTGGTGAAGCCGTCTCGTGTTTACAGTCTCGTGGTGCAGCCGTCAAGATCGCTTTGCGGGGTGCTCTGTCATTCTGGAACTCCGTCCGTCATACAGCGCTTCGCATCCAGTACCAAAATAAGCCATGCCTCTCGGTGGCTACTTGAATGGTCTATTGTAGAGACGCGCGGACTGCCACAATATCGGACGAGGGTTCGATTCTTATCGAAGACCACCGTGATTACTCACTCTGTACCACGAAATAGGTTTTTTTCGGGTACGTGTGTATGGTGCTGTATTAGAAGATGAGATAGTCTAGGAAGTTTTCTATGTGTGTTTAGAAGATTAGCATGTCCGTCGCACATAGCTGCattataccaaaaaaaaaagaacgtgCATGTGTGAAAGCGATTACGATTTCACGAGTCTGTGAGTGTGTCTACAAAATTGAAACTACCGCTGGTTATAGAGATATTGCAGTAACATAAGATACGTTGCAGAACTCAACGTTTTCCAACCTTTTCCTTCTTGACTTCGCATCCGAGCTTCGGCTGGTGGGCAAATAGAAATACATTGCTGAGCTTTTTAGCACTCATTTGCGTATAGTGTGCGTACAATGCGCCATCAAACATTCGTGCTATTCAAACGTAGCTGTCCTACTAACGATTGTACGTGTAGTAGGTTTTATTGCATCTTTCAGTCATTGCAGCTATATAGGGCTCGGATGCATCAATATTTGGCTTTAACACGCCTGTAATTTCGTCTAAGAGTGAACATTTTTTCAATCTAGTAAAAAAACGCGGCAAACATTgtcattaaacattaaacctTAGAGACAATAATAGGTGCGTCGGTGACTCAATTATGCAGCAACGATTACTTTTTGGACGATAATATACGATAATGCCAAAAAAACTGATGTTATTGTTCTTGTGTaggataaataaacaaaaatcataattGTTATAGATCTATTATATATTCTAGATCGATACATTGAAGAACTTAAATTGTATCCTATGCTCAATTGTATGAAACTGCTTAAGATGAATAAGCAGCACTCTAAGCGAGCATTATTAGCAGAATATAATGCAGCAAATGCTCGCCAACAGGAGGGTTTTCAGCTAAACAGTTTATCgcagtaagaaaaaaaagaacaaattacGGCAAAATGAAGCGCCAATTATAAGTGACCGACAATTCTTATTAAAATTAGCACCGACAGGAAGGTAAATAAACGCTTAGGAGTGATGAGTGGCTCAGGGGGGGAAGGGTGAATAATTAGGAACAATTGTTTGGGGAAttgttttgctattgtttTCCGGTTATGAATTAAAGCCGTTGAAGCTGTCGAGCTTGGAGAGTTTGAGTTTAAGAAGGTGATAACAGCAAAGTGAACCGAGAATGCCATAAAAGCTTAGTAAGCGTAGTGACGAGGATACGTTCGTCGCTTAAACGCTCACACAATGACGACAGCTCAAACTCAAACCAAAGCTACCATTTATTCTCcttcccaaaaacaaaagaaaccatTGCGGCCAGAGAAAAACAATCACATTCTCCTGCATCTTTACCATCTCCTCCCgccacccccctccccagcACGAGGCAGGTCCACCTCGGCGTCCCGTGTGCATTGAAGTCTCCAGGCCTGTCAGCAGCGCGTGGTTCGGTAGCGATCCCACCAAAGTTATGCATGCGGGAGAGTGCAATTGCACAGACATTGATGACATTTAAGGACTGTCACGCCGCCCGCCCCGTTACAGTGCGttcggtttggtttgtttgttttttttttcctctctctctcttcaacCGCACGAAATAATAACTAGAACAAAACTGAACGGGGCACATAAATCGCAGTCGCGGGTCGCTAATTGTCTAACACATGCTGGGGCGCGAAGCGGGGCGGAAAATCGGTCTGGTGGAAGCATGTGGGTTTTCGCgcgaggggaggggggggtgaGGGCAGGTCGGGAGACGGTGCACGGACCACGGGGTAGTTCACCTCCGTATAAAAGACCGTGTGAGTGCGATACGCGCACTTAGTTGCGCGTCGCAGGGCGCATTTTGCACATCATCAAACCACCAACCCTACCCTCCTCTTCCCCGCCTCAACCGTGCCAGCTACTCACTGCACCACTCAACAAACACCTACGACAGAGGGTGACAACCGTgccctctccctctccctctgtTTGTATATCGCCCATTAACCGGTCGCTCACCGGCAAAACTCCGTCTGCGTGTGGTGCACATCGAGCGGCAGTGAGCAGCACAAAATTGCGATTGcgtctccgtgtgtgtgtatgtgtgtgtgtgtgagagagaaagagagcgataaAGAacaagagagcaagagagagagagagagagagagagagagagagtgggagagagatCGAGTGATAATAATTGTGCACACGCACGCGTGTACGCACGCCCGCACTGGCACGTGCTGTCGAGGAGATCCGTTCTAACGCGTTTAGCGCGCACGCCAGACCTTAGTGAATCATGGTCACGGTGGCTGCCAGGCAGTGACTGGTAGACGTAGTGGAGCTGTTTCGagcgccgtgtgtgtgtgtgtgtgtgtccgtgtgccGTTTATAAAGGGCAGTACAAAGTAGCAACCAGCACCGTCCCTTCACCGCCATGATCGTTGGCGAGCTGCCGGTAGATAGTACGTTCGCGCGACCACTGGTGCGGCCGAGTGTGAAGCTGGGAAGGGAGCGGGCACCGATCGCCCAGAGGTAACTACCTAATCCGCCGCAGTACAGCACGATCACGATGCGCCCGCCATTCCCATTGCAGtcctgcaccagcagcagcaggcgacgaaccctccgccggaaatttaattaaaagcagCTACactagaataaaaaaaaagtcgaaaAAACGGTGTCACTCACCGCGAGCGTGAACGGCCAGGCCCtgccaaacccccccccccccccccccaccccccccccacacacaatTTGCATCGAACGCGTGCTAACGAGCCGTCTGCCATTTTGCACACTTGTTTGCCAAACTGATTGGTGACCACTTTGTTCCACCTTCTTCCTGCCCGCGGGAGCTATCTTGGGTATCGCGCGGGATGCCAATCTGTGGCGCTGCCCTATCGATCGGGCACTCGGGGtattctgcttctttttttcttcttcttctttctttagtCACAGAAGCACCCACGGGCTCCCCCTTGGTTCTGATAAGGGCCCTGCGATTCGATTGTTTTGtgagggaggggaggggacCGGCAAGAAGGGATACCGTACCAAGTGGTTCAGTTGTTGTTGAACACGGTCGACACGCGGACGTGCTGCCGGTTTCGTGCGCTTTTTGGCAGGTCTCGTGCTGCCGCCCATCTTGCGAGCGACGAAACATACGCGACAGGCGacgaaaccccccccccccccccccccccgagcATCGAAACGATTCATCAAACAGCTTGGTGACGGGTAAAAGCGCGGCTACACGGCCCACTCGGTGAGTGAAAGAGGGTGGATAGGTGGGACGGGAACTGGACTTGACCACTTTCACCCCGGTCGGAGGTTCTCGCGTCTTCTGGGAGGTTCTGAACCGCGCTATTGCGCAACTTGCGCGTATCGCGGgaccaacgtttccagtagcCCAAACGCGCACTACCGTGCGCcagcaaaacagcagcagtcgCACCGAGATAACGCAATCGATTTCCGAGTCAATCAGTCGCATTTCGCAAATAATAACATCAATCagacagggggggggggatgggagATTGAGGACTGAGCGATATGGGTGGCCGGGAACGTAGGCACTCAGGTGACACCCGGGCACGGCATCGGTCACGTTTTGTACAGTGGTCGCCGTCGGGAGCTAATCAAACCTCATCGAACGATTGCGGCGGACGGCTGCTGGCCCGCTAATCTACCCACTTTCAAATTTCGATTAATCggttctccccccccccctcccaaactgccttcctttctttccccTACCTTCCAGCGAACAGTTGGAAAGTGAGCTAGCGTCGCTCGGTGGCGGCGGCATTGGCTCGACCGTTGACGAGGGCGAGCCCGACGACGCACACCAAGGGGACGATGCGCATCCGGCACTAGCGAGGGACAACAGCGCACCGTACCTGGCAGTGCCGCGCGGGCACGACCACGACCCGGACAGTgggctgcagctgctggcccCGAAAACGGGCGGCTCGATACTGAGCAGCGGGAAGACCGGGATGCCGGCCAAGTacaaccatcaccatcacggCGGCTCGAGCACGATGCTCGACCAAATCCCGGAGGATGGGCTGGAATCGCGACGAAACGGTGGCGGCGGAGGTGAGCACTACACATCGGGACGGCGCTCGTCGTCGGTGGCGCACGACGGCCACGGCAATGGGCACGCGAAACCGTCGCTGATGGCCGCCATACGCCGCGGGTCGCTGGCGTGGCTGCCGGGCCGGCGGCACCACAACCACAACGACCTCGAGTCGAACATGGGCAGCAAGGTGTCGCTCAGCCAGCTGCCCCCGTCGAGCGGTCCGCTCAGCGAGCAGGCGTTGGAGTCGCGTCGCAAGAACCGACGCTTTGGCGAGTAAGTAACCCAGAGTGCCAACAGCAGTCGGGTAGCGCAAATGGTCACCGCAGTAACCTCATCCTTGcactcactcacactcacaGCGATGCGCTCAGTACGGCTCTGTCGGCGCTGTACGCGAAGATTGTCGTCATCCTGGGCATTGCGCTGCCCGTCACCGAGATCCTTTCCTCCCAGATACCGGCCAACGTGTACCAAGGGTTCTACCTGTTTCTCTACACCGTCAGCATCGTGTTCGTGATCTTCGTGTACGCCTCCACCATGCGGCGGCGCGCGGTGCTCACGCTAATCAAGAGCTATCGTAAGTAGTTGCTGGACCTTTTTCGTTTCTTGTATGTCAGCGAAACCAATTCACCGCGTGATGTGCGTACCGAAGCAGAGTTGAGTGATTGCATTAGCTCTTTCGAGCGTTACACTCACAATGAGTGATTGAACACTCCGAAACGAGCAGCAGCTCAAGTGCAGTGAGTTAAATCGTTCGAGAGTTTGAGATCGCACTGTCGAAAGTAAATCGCTCCGCTGTGATCATGCTTTAAAAAAGTAAATTTCGTTGAGTGTTGAGCTACTCTTTGAGCTAACTAGTAACTCAATTTAACTATACTCAACTCTCGAAAGAGCTATTTAACGGTTAATGAAGTCATTTAGTTATGATGGCGAGTGAAACAACTCTTTTTAAGGATGAATCTCGATCCGAGATTTTGTAGCCTGAGCTGCAACTCCCGCATGAGGTAAATAACTTTTCAAGGAATTAAATCTCAATGAGTGATTTGCATGAGTAGCAACTCACTCACAATAAATTGAgtaattttttattcaaataactCTTTAAAGAGTTTGAGCTCGATTTCACTCTCTGCCCTGAGTGGTGCACTCACTCACTGAGTTTCAAAATAACTCTTCTAAGAGCTCCAGCACAATGAGTGGTTTAATTATTTACGTTGAATGTTTTGTGAGTCAGCCTGATTTTATGACACTATTCGAGTGCGTCCGAGATGCAACTCACCATTGCAACCTAGCTCAGTCACTCTGCATGAACACACGCACTACTAACGCTTCTCCGCCTCCCAACAGATGAAaaaacgaacagcagcagcggctcgGTGAAGAAGCGCATACCGCACTTTGGCAGCTTCTATCTGCGCGTCGGTGCGATCGCGTTCGGCATCGGCACGATGGTTTACTCCGGGCTCGAGTTCGGCCAGTACTTCGAGCTGAACGCGTCGCCCGGCTGCTCCAGCATCTTCATCGCGCTAACGCCGGCCGCCCGGATGCTGCTCTCGCTCGTCCAGATGCAGTTCATCTTTCTCAACACGTCCGACCTGGACATGGCCCGGCACAAGGTGTTCGCGCGGTTCGGCCTGATGCACATGGTCGCGACCAACCTGTGCGAGTGGCTGTACGTGCTGGTGGAGGAGACGAAGCACGAGATCCACCATCTCGCCCACACCGCCCATCATCACAAAGGTGAGCGTGAGTTGACACAGGTAACACATCAACAGCTCGCTAACATCCCACCGATACCGATTGCAGACGCGGGTGGGTTCGACACTCACGCCGCACTCAGTACGGCCACGCCCGCACCgatcaccaccacctccaccacgaCCGAGGGCGCCGGCTCGTCCgaggagctgctgctcgacGCGCTCAACCACACGCTCGTGCGCCGAGCGACCGGCGCCGACCCCGAGTACGTCGAGTGCCAGCGAACCAACATCATGGGGTCGCTCGTGCAGAACGTGTCGCCGTTCCTGTTCCCCTGCACGATCGAGTACTCGCTGATCTGTGCCGTCATACTGTACGAGATGTGGAAGAAGGTGAAAACGATCGCCGAGATCGACCGGACGCGCCGCAGCTCGATCAAGGTGCAGACCGGGGCCGGCTCCAAGAGCGCGCACCACTTCTCGGTCGACTGTTCCCGGGCGCACCGGGGCATGTTCGGCGGCATACTGCTGACCGTGCTGACGATCATCTGCCTGATCATGTACTTCGTGCTGTACGACGAGCCGGGCTACGAGTACTTCGCGATCCAGGAGGTCACGATCGCGGAAACGCTCATGTACGCCCTGACCGCGGTTGCGGTGGTGGTCGCGATGCTCAAGATGCGCGACCTCAAGTACCAGCGCAAGAAGAACGACCATCACAGCGGGTCGATCAGCCTCGACTGTACGCTGCTGGTGCTCGCCCAAACCGGCGTGTACGTGTACGGCATGTTCAGCATCGTCGGCAGCTACTTCTCGATGCGGCAGGGCGTGCCGGGGGCGCGCGAGGGCCTCGTGGCGGAGCTGTTCAGCCTGATACAGACCTCCATCCAGACGCTCTTCATACTGAACGCGGTGTGGCGCAAGTGCCGCGGTGCGCAGCAGAACCGCACCAAACCGGGGCGCGAGATTGTGACGTTCCTGCTGGTCGCCAACATGGCGATGTGGTTCATCAACACGCTGATCAAGGGGCGGGCCAGCTTCCGGCCCTCGCATCTGGACTTTTTCGGCACCTGGGCCTGGACGGTGATTACGCACGTGTCGATGCCGCTCGCCATCTTTTACCGCTTCCACTCGACGATCTGCCTGTTCGAGGTGTGGAAGTCGACGTACAAGGTGAAGATTAACGACCATCACTAGCGGTCACtggaatgagagagagagagagagagagaaagcgagagagagagagagagaaagagagagagagaaaacaaagaGGAATACAGAGTAAGAGAGCAATAAATCTAGAGATAAGGAaaaccagagagagagagagaaatagtaAGAGAAAAGAACGAGATagtaagagagaaagagcgagaatcAGAAGAACAGAAAGAAAGATAGAGaaagtaaaagaaagagaaagaaaacaggGAGAAGAGATaccaagagagaaa from Anopheles coluzzii chromosome X, AcolN3, whole genome shotgun sequence includes:
- the LOC120961061 gene encoding proton channel OtopLc-like isoform X3, giving the protein MSSSASPGGSAGKLLKKNSVSFSEQLESELASLGGGGIGSTVDEGEPDDAHQGDDAHPALARDNSAPYLAVPRGHDHDPDSGLQLLAPKTGGSILSSGKTGMPAKYNHHHHGGSSTMLDQIPEDGLESRRNGGGGGEHYTSGRRSSSVAHDGHGNGHAKPSLMAAIRRGSLAWLPGRRHHNHNDLESNMGSKVSLSQLPPSSGPLSEQALESRRKNRRFGDDALSTALSALYAKIVVILGIALPVTEILSSQIPANVYQGFYLFLYTVSIVFVIFVYASTMRRRAVLTLIKSYHEKTNSSSGSVKKRIPHFGSFYLRVGAIAFGIGTMVYSGLEFGQYFELNASPGCSSIFIALTPAARMLLSLVQMQFIFLNTSDLDMARHKVFARFGLMHMVATNLCEWLYVLVEETKHEIHHLAHTAHHHKDAGGFDTHAALSTATPAPITTTSTTTEGAGSSEELLLDALNHTLVRRATGADPEYVECQRTNIMGSLVQNVSPFLFPCTIEYSLICAVILYEMWKKVKTIAEIDRTRRSSIKVQTGAGSKSAHHFSVDCSRAHRGMFGGILLTVLTIICLIMYFVLYDEPGYEYFAIQEVTIAETLMYALTAVAVVVAMLKMRDLKYQRKKNDHHSGSISLDCTLLVLAQTGVYVYGMFSIVGSYFSMRQGVPGAREGLVAELFSLIQTSIQTLFILNAVWRKCRGAQQNRTKPGREIVTFLLVANMAMWFINTLIKGRASFRPSHLDFFGTWAWTVITHVSMPLAIFYRFHSTICLFEVWKSTYKVKINDHH
- the LOC120961061 gene encoding proton channel OtopLc-like isoform X2 — translated: MIVGELPVDSTFARPLVRPSVKLGRERAPIAQSEQLESELASLGGGGIGSTVDEGEPDDAHQGDDAHPALARDNSAPYLAVPRGHDHDPDSGLQLLAPKTGGSILSSGKTGMPAKYNHHHHGGSSTMLDQIPEDGLESRRNGGGGGEHYTSGRRSSSVAHDGHGNGHAKPSLMAAIRRGSLAWLPGRRHHNHNDLESNMGSKVSLSQLPPSSGPLSEQALESRRKNRRFGDDALSTALSALYAKIVVILGIALPVTEILSSQIPANVYQGFYLFLYTVSIVFVIFVYASTMRRRAVLTLIKSYHEKTNSSSGSVKKRIPHFGSFYLRVGAIAFGIGTMVYSGLEFGQYFELNASPGCSSIFIALTPAARMLLSLVQMQFIFLNTSDLDMARHKVFARFGLMHMVATNLCEWLYVLVEETKHEIHHLAHTAHHHKDAGGFDTHAALSTATPAPITTTSTTTEGAGSSEELLLDALNHTLVRRATGADPEYVECQRTNIMGSLVQNVSPFLFPCTIEYSLICAVILYEMWKKVKTIAEIDRTRRSSIKVQTGAGSKSAHHFSVDCSRAHRGMFGGILLTVLTIICLIMYFVLYDEPGYEYFAIQEVTIAETLMYALTAVAVVVAMLKMRDLKYQRKKNDHHSGSISLDCTLLVLAQTGVYVYGMFSIVGSYFSMRQGVPGAREGLVAELFSLIQTSIQTLFILNAVWRKCRGAQQNRTKPGREIVTFLLVANMAMWFINTLIKGRASFRPSHLDFFGTWAWTVITHVSMPLAIFYRFHSTICLFEVWKSTYKVKINDHH
- the LOC120961061 gene encoding proton channel OtopLc-like isoform X1; translation: MPICGAALSIGHSGYSASFFLLLLSLVTEAPTGSPLVLIRALRFDCFVREGRGPARRDTVPSGSVVVEHGRHADVLPVSCAFWQVSCCRPSCERRNIRDRRRNPPPPPPPEHRNDSSNSLVTGKSAATRPTREQLESELASLGGGGIGSTVDEGEPDDAHQGDDAHPALARDNSAPYLAVPRGHDHDPDSGLQLLAPKTGGSILSSGKTGMPAKYNHHHHGGSSTMLDQIPEDGLESRRNGGGGGEHYTSGRRSSSVAHDGHGNGHAKPSLMAAIRRGSLAWLPGRRHHNHNDLESNMGSKVSLSQLPPSSGPLSEQALESRRKNRRFGDDALSTALSALYAKIVVILGIALPVTEILSSQIPANVYQGFYLFLYTVSIVFVIFVYASTMRRRAVLTLIKSYHEKTNSSSGSVKKRIPHFGSFYLRVGAIAFGIGTMVYSGLEFGQYFELNASPGCSSIFIALTPAARMLLSLVQMQFIFLNTSDLDMARHKVFARFGLMHMVATNLCEWLYVLVEETKHEIHHLAHTAHHHKDAGGFDTHAALSTATPAPITTTSTTTEGAGSSEELLLDALNHTLVRRATGADPEYVECQRTNIMGSLVQNVSPFLFPCTIEYSLICAVILYEMWKKVKTIAEIDRTRRSSIKVQTGAGSKSAHHFSVDCSRAHRGMFGGILLTVLTIICLIMYFVLYDEPGYEYFAIQEVTIAETLMYALTAVAVVVAMLKMRDLKYQRKKNDHHSGSISLDCTLLVLAQTGVYVYGMFSIVGSYFSMRQGVPGAREGLVAELFSLIQTSIQTLFILNAVWRKCRGAQQNRTKPGREIVTFLLVANMAMWFINTLIKGRASFRPSHLDFFGTWAWTVITHVSMPLAIFYRFHSTICLFEVWKSTYKVKINDHH